Proteins from one Malaya genurostris strain Urasoe2022 chromosome 2, Malgen_1.1, whole genome shotgun sequence genomic window:
- the LOC131431770 gene encoding clavesin-1-like: MDLAPFDIDTSPPSAALLEVARRELRETPEVRETATVELRKLLHNATDLHYRDDDDFLLVFLRPCHFYPESALKMMRRIADFKKNYHPLMHNLYPEDEKLSFIEHGIVNVLTNRDRKGRRILILNVGKVWDPKQVSPEKLFRMLFLVHLVAQLEASTQINGVVIIMDFEGLSLKQVRALSPSFSRLLLTFIQEAVPLRMKEVHIVNQPYIFKMVWTLFKPFIGEKLKNRLEFHGSDTKKLHQYIDPSDLPKNYGGTRPPLDYGSREWYPCIEKYVDHISKWNTYGHANAL, from the exons ATGGACCTCGCCCCGTTCGATATAGACACATCGCCCCCATCGGCGGCCCTACTCGAAGTCGCTCGCCGAGAATTACGGGAAACTCCGgaagtacgtgaaactgccaCCGTTGAACTCCGGAAGCTGCTTCACAATGCCACCGATCTGCACTACCGGGATGACGATgattttctgcttgtttttctcAGACCGTGCCATTTCTATCCGGAGAGTGCCCTGAAAATG ATGCGAAGAATAGCCGATTTCAAGAAGAACTACCACCCACTGATGCACAATCTCTACCCGGAGGATGAAAAGCTGTCGTTCATCGAGCACGGCATCGTCAACGTGTTGACGAACCGTGACCGCAAGGGACGTCGAATTCTGATTCTGAACGTGGGAAAAGTGTGGGATCCGAAGCAGGTTAGCCCGGAGAAGCTGTTCCGGATGCTGTTCCTGGTTCATCTCGTCGCTCAGCTGGAAGCGTCCACGCAAATAAACGGAGTCGTCATCATCATGGACTTTGAGGGACTCTCGCTGAAACAGGTGCGTGCACTGTCGCCATCTTTCTCCCGGCTGCTGCTGACCTTCATCCAGGAAGCCGTCCCCCTGCGAATGAAAGAAGTCCACATTGTCAATCAGCCGTACATTTTCAAAATGGTCTGGACACTGTTCAAGCCGTTCATCGGAGAAAAGCTGAAAAACAGG ctcgaaTTCCACGGCAGTGACACGAAAAAGCTGCACCAGTACATCGATCCAAGTGACCTGCCGAAAAACTATGGCGGCACTCGGCCTCCGCTGGACTACGGTTCACGCGAATGGTATCCTTGCATCGAGAAGTACGTCGATCACATCAGCAAATGGAACACGTACGGACACGCAAACGCACTTTGA